The Vibrio ishigakensis genome has a window encoding:
- a CDS encoding bactofilin family protein, with translation MHVDGTVVGQITVDQSLIVSQSGRVVGDIYAGKVIVNGIIEGTCHANSVEILENGRVQGTIYTDDLSIERGGKFNGDIKDAKKEQVVELADKETKAEKKERKTA, from the coding sequence ATGCATGTTGATGGTACCGTAGTTGGTCAAATTACCGTGGACCAATCACTGATTGTCAGCCAATCTGGCCGTGTGGTAGGTGATATCTATGCGGGTAAGGTGATTGTTAACGGCATCATCGAAGGGACCTGTCATGCAAACTCAGTGGAAATCCTAGAGAACGGTCGAGTGCAAGGCACCATCTATACAGATGATCTAAGCATCGAGCGCGGTGGTAAATTTAATGGCGACATTAAAGATGCCAAGAAAGAGCAAGTGGTAGAGCTTGCGGACAAAGAAACAAAAGCTGAGAAGAAAGAGCGCAAAACGGCTTAA
- a CDS encoding M23 family metallopeptidase, with amino-acid sequence MKEHVIVTVSTVDGTRHYQLGKWLQKCLKGIGYLSLASVLTAGGVIYYLNNEVDLALLKQHESESRTTELSVEVQELQDLKHELENDLTNREERLQRVSDRLGDLETVLGVSEADGEIENRIDTAALTSSVRLYMLNNIPNGSPVGEARVSSHYGYRIHPKTGRKTLHRGMDYAVNTGAPIYAPADGVVEVTRPSKTGSGNFLRLQHSYGFSSSYSHLQKFEVKSGEFVEKGQLIAYSGNTGFSTGPHLHYEIRFVGRALDPMAFHEWNVDNFESLFEKERGVRWDSLVKKIESRASNQLQLSSQPAATSKDSSS; translated from the coding sequence ATGAAAGAGCATGTCATCGTAACCGTGTCCACCGTGGATGGTACGCGTCATTATCAACTAGGGAAATGGTTACAGAAGTGCTTAAAGGGTATCGGCTACCTGTCATTGGCGTCGGTTCTAACCGCTGGCGGTGTGATCTACTATCTCAACAATGAGGTGGATCTAGCACTATTAAAGCAGCATGAATCGGAAAGTCGTACAACTGAGCTCAGCGTAGAGGTGCAAGAGCTTCAAGACCTCAAGCATGAGCTGGAAAATGACCTTACTAACCGTGAAGAACGCCTGCAGCGCGTTTCAGATCGCCTTGGCGATCTCGAGACTGTTCTTGGAGTTAGTGAGGCTGACGGAGAGATCGAGAACCGTATCGACACGGCCGCGTTGACCTCCTCGGTGCGTCTCTACATGCTAAACAACATACCTAACGGCTCACCGGTTGGTGAAGCCCGTGTTTCTTCTCACTATGGTTATCGTATCCACCCTAAGACAGGGCGTAAGACTCTGCACCGTGGTATGGACTACGCCGTGAATACAGGTGCACCTATTTACGCTCCTGCGGATGGCGTGGTTGAGGTAACCAGACCGAGTAAAACAGGCTCAGGAAACTTCTTAAGACTGCAACATTCATATGGCTTTTCAAGCTCTTACTCTCACTTACAAAAGTTCGAAGTGAAATCGGGTGAGTTTGTTGAGAAGGGCCAATTGATTGCATACTCTGGCAACACCGGATTTTCGACAGGTCCACACTTACATTATGAGATCCGCTTCGTAGGGCGGGCGCTAGATCCAATGGCGTTTCACGAGTGGAATGTCGATAATTTTGAGTCATTATTTGAGAAAGAACGAGGTGTTAGATGGGACTCTTTGGTCAAAAAGATAGAAAGCCGAGCAAGCAATCAGCTACAACTCTCATCGCAACCGGCTGCCACGTCGAAGGACAGCTCAAGCTAG
- a CDS encoding NAD(P)-dependent oxidoreductase, translating to MKVSFLGLGVMGYPMAGHLTKAGFAVTVYNRTYEKALNWAQEYQGTAVETVAEAVDGADVVLVCVGNDDDVRSVVTADNGAIANMKPGAILVDHTTTSATLAEELLAAALRADVRFMDAPVSGGQAGAENGVLTVMCGGATQDFDAMQPVFDAYAKSSVLMGEAGQGQRAKMVNQICIAGVLSGLSEGLLLAEKSGLDIATVVDCLKHGAAGSWQMENRANTMAQDKFDFGFAIDWMIKDLGFCLDEAQRHDLKLPLTQESFDSYKALSQKGDGRMDTSVLIKAIREKAES from the coding sequence ATGAAGGTAAGTTTTCTTGGATTGGGTGTAATGGGCTATCCGATGGCGGGTCACCTGACCAAGGCTGGATTTGCGGTTACTGTTTACAACCGTACTTATGAGAAAGCACTTAACTGGGCGCAAGAGTATCAAGGAACGGCTGTTGAGACGGTTGCAGAGGCTGTAGACGGTGCTGACGTGGTATTGGTATGCGTGGGTAACGATGACGATGTAAGAAGTGTCGTAACAGCTGACAACGGCGCTATCGCCAACATGAAGCCGGGCGCTATCTTAGTTGACCATACGACCACTTCTGCGACTCTAGCGGAAGAGCTCCTAGCTGCGGCACTGCGCGCAGATGTGCGCTTTATGGATGCTCCGGTATCAGGCGGTCAGGCCGGCGCTGAAAACGGCGTGCTGACGGTTATGTGTGGCGGCGCGACCCAAGACTTCGATGCGATGCAGCCAGTATTCGACGCTTATGCTAAGTCGAGCGTTCTGATGGGCGAGGCGGGTCAAGGTCAACGTGCTAAGATGGTTAATCAGATCTGTATCGCGGGTGTTCTAAGTGGTCTTTCTGAAGGTCTTCTACTCGCTGAGAAGTCAGGTTTGGATATCGCCACTGTAGTGGACTGCCTAAAACACGGCGCTGCTGGCTCCTGGCAGATGGAAAACCGCGCTAATACTATGGCTCAAGATAAGTTCGATTTTGGCTTTGCCATCGACTGGATGATCAAAGACCTTGGCTTCTGCCTAGATGAGGCGCAGCGTCATGACCTGAAACTGCCTCTGACTCAAGAGAGCTTTGATTCCTACAAAGCGCTTTCGCAGAAAGGCGACGGTCGCATGGATACCTCAGTGTTGATCAAGGCAATTCGCGAGAAGGCTGAATCCTAA
- a CDS encoding YebC/PmpR family DNA-binding transcriptional regulator, with protein sequence MGRSFEVRKASMAKTAGAKIKVYSKYGKEIYMCAKNGGSDPDMNLSLKHLIAKAKKDQVPAHVIDKAIDKANGGGGEDYQPARYEGFGPGGTSVIVDCLTDNGNRTFQDVRQCFVKVGAKIGVEGSVSHMFDHQAVFQFKGDDDEVILEALMMEDVDVTDVEVEDGVVTVFAPHTEFFKTKTALNAAFPDLTMDVEEITFVPQTHTPVTGEDAEKFQKFQDLLDDCDDVQQVYHNAEL encoded by the coding sequence ATGGGAAGAAGTTTTGAAGTGCGCAAGGCCTCAATGGCTAAAACCGCTGGCGCAAAAATTAAAGTTTATTCTAAATACGGTAAAGAAATTTACATGTGTGCTAAGAACGGTGGTTCAGACCCAGACATGAACCTGTCTCTAAAGCACTTGATCGCTAAAGCGAAGAAAGACCAAGTTCCAGCACACGTTATCGATAAAGCGATCGACAAAGCGAACGGCGGCGGTGGTGAAGACTACCAACCAGCACGTTATGAAGGCTTTGGCCCTGGCGGCACAAGCGTAATCGTTGACTGCCTAACAGATAACGGAAACCGTACCTTCCAAGACGTACGCCAATGCTTCGTTAAAGTAGGCGCTAAGATCGGTGTTGAGGGTTCTGTTTCTCACATGTTCGATCACCAAGCTGTATTCCAGTTCAAGGGTGATGACGATGAAGTGATTCTAGAAGCTCTTATGATGGAAGACGTGGACGTGACAGACGTTGAGGTAGAAGACGGTGTTGTTACTGTTTTCGCTCCACACACTGAGTTCTTCAAAACTAAGACTGCACTAAACGCTGCATTCCCAGACCTAACTATGGACGTTGAAGAGATCACTTTTGTTCCTCAGACTCACACTCCAGTAACGGGTGAAGATGCTGAGAAATTCCAGAAGTTCCAAGACCTTCTAGATGACTGTGATGACGTTCAGCAGGTTTACCACAACGCTGAGCTGTAA
- a CDS encoding DUF3283 family protein, with the protein MSINLSNLPAEEKYRVELDKQASYLVWKVKNSQGTEIEISEQRMKLTSEQHIAWFDESLAKYRQMMGV; encoded by the coding sequence ATGTCGATAAACCTTTCTAATCTTCCTGCAGAGGAAAAGTACCGAGTTGAATTGGACAAACAAGCTTCTTACTTGGTTTGGAAAGTGAAAAACTCACAGGGCACTGAAATCGAAATCTCTGAACAGCGCATGAAGCTGACTTCAGAGCAGCATATTGCTTGGTTCGATGAGTCTTTGGCTAAGTATCGACAAATGATGGGCGTGTAG
- a CDS encoding PA3496 family putative envelope integrity protein — MSINSISHEEMKDLAGSWDELNATPAPTTNKQLKSAEARRRIEQMREIRESGLTLEEARELGLLH, encoded by the coding sequence ATGTCTATTAATTCTATCAGCCATGAAGAGATGAAAGATCTCGCCGGTTCGTGGGATGAATTGAACGCTACGCCCGCACCGACGACGAATAAGCAATTGAAATCTGCAGAAGCTCGACGTCGAATTGAGCAAATGCGTGAGATCCGTGAGAGTGGTTTAACCCTTGAAGAAGCGAGAGAGCTCGGCTTACTTCACTGA
- a CDS encoding replication initiator protein RctB domain-containing protein: MSSDEKILIKQPRSHKDGHLFTVNEAAIEWIEQYQHFKGVTKSIVELLNLISLKGMTSKDGLVSTTELIDATDGKVTRAAIQQRLRSAVNIGLFSQTPVKFETGLAGKTMLHSFVNPAQLVTALGTGSLMTETTKKSAKQKKTQALAQSNVNKQLLTEHGLNTPPAMLSEEEQFVVSPTNWAGIIDQALAPPRTRKNYQKSMVSISGTRAIIETRSSKNIMTVDDLMTLFALFTLTVQYHDHHQDDYHINAQIAPNKTPLYITDILSLRGKKDSGPARDSIRDSIDRIEYTDFQLHELTGQWLSDNMPEGFKSDRFRFLARTITASEEAPTENEAGEIKIKPNLYILVWEPGFYEELLTKDYFFLFPPEILRQHTLVFQLYSYFRSRMSRRMTDTMLLTELNQKLARNIEWRRFSMDLLRELKKLSKGKGDDELFAVNLWGYHLTLTALEPQGKIKDYQVDIKCNAEEVLKFSRARTTNAGKRNMAPTLPNPLRHEMVSKQKLEELAEIIDGEFEPIQRKKSSPRGNLGRRVKLRKHLVEINAEEITISLTKYTSPEALERSITALSAMTGHSPASLKEECDELIEKLDWLRVGDKVVGYEILSRTIELYNEQTDGTHLSIERLILGLAVRRKVCRQIFEGHYDETVMRVLRGIASGS, translated from the coding sequence ATGAGCAGTGATGAAAAGATCTTAATCAAGCAGCCTAGAAGCCATAAAGATGGACATCTCTTTACAGTAAACGAAGCTGCGATCGAATGGATCGAGCAATACCAACACTTTAAAGGCGTAACCAAAAGCATAGTAGAACTGCTTAATCTCATTTCTTTAAAAGGCATGACAAGCAAGGATGGCTTGGTATCCACAACAGAGCTAATCGATGCCACTGATGGCAAGGTTACTCGAGCTGCAATTCAACAAAGACTAAGATCAGCGGTAAATATTGGCTTGTTTAGCCAAACACCGGTGAAGTTTGAAACCGGGCTTGCTGGGAAAACCATGCTTCACAGCTTTGTTAATCCTGCTCAACTAGTTACAGCGCTTGGTACAGGCAGTCTAATGACTGAGACTACTAAGAAGTCCGCTAAGCAGAAAAAGACTCAAGCCCTTGCTCAATCGAATGTAAACAAGCAGCTACTTACCGAACATGGGCTGAACACGCCACCAGCTATGCTTTCCGAGGAAGAGCAGTTCGTAGTCTCTCCAACTAACTGGGCTGGTATTATTGACCAAGCGCTTGCGCCACCTCGCACACGTAAAAACTACCAAAAGTCTATGGTTTCTATCTCAGGAACCCGAGCCATCATTGAGACTCGTTCTTCTAAGAACATTATGACGGTTGATGATCTGATGACCTTGTTCGCGCTGTTTACCCTAACGGTTCAGTATCACGACCATCATCAAGATGATTATCATATCAATGCTCAGATCGCGCCAAACAAGACACCGCTGTATATCACTGACATCCTCTCATTGCGTGGTAAAAAAGACAGTGGTCCGGCACGTGACTCTATCCGTGACAGCATTGATCGTATCGAATATACCGACTTTCAACTGCACGAGCTTACAGGGCAGTGGCTCAGCGACAACATGCCTGAGGGTTTCAAGAGTGATCGCTTTCGCTTCCTAGCTCGAACCATCACTGCATCGGAAGAGGCGCCTACAGAGAACGAAGCTGGCGAGATCAAGATCAAGCCAAACCTGTATATCTTGGTTTGGGAGCCAGGATTTTATGAAGAATTGCTTACCAAAGACTACTTCTTCCTGTTCCCGCCAGAGATCCTGCGTCAGCACACCTTGGTGTTCCAGCTGTACTCCTATTTCCGTAGCCGTATGTCGCGTCGCATGACAGATACCATGCTGCTTACCGAGCTGAACCAGAAGCTTGCACGCAACATCGAATGGCGTCGCTTCTCCATGGATCTGCTTCGTGAGCTAAAGAAGCTATCGAAAGGGAAGGGGGACGATGAGCTGTTTGCGGTGAACCTATGGGGTTATCACCTGACGCTTACCGCTCTTGAGCCTCAAGGCAAGATCAAGGACTACCAGGTCGATATCAAGTGTAACGCCGAAGAGGTGCTGAAGTTCTCTCGCGCCCGCACCACCAACGCCGGTAAGCGCAATATGGCGCCAACCCTACCGAACCCGCTCCGCCATGAAATGGTGTCCAAGCAGAAGCTCGAAGAGCTGGCTGAGATCATCGACGGTGAGTTTGAGCCGATACAGCGTAAGAAGAGCTCGCCTAGAGGTAATCTTGGTCGCCGCGTGAAGCTGCGTAAACATCTGGTTGAGATCAACGCGGAAGAGATAACCATAAGTCTCACTAAATATACCTCTCCAGAGGCTCTAGAACGCAGTATAACGGCTTTGTCTGCTATGACTGGACATTCTCCAGCTTCACTCAAAGAGGAGTGCGACGAGCTCATAGAGAAGCTCGACTGGCTGAGGGTAGGGGACAAGGTTGTAGGTTATGAGATCTTAAGCCGCACGATCGAGCTGTATAACGAGCAGACCGATGGAACGCATCTCTCTATCGAACGTTTGATCTTGGGTCTTGCTGTAAGACGTAAGGTTTGCCGTCAGATCTTCGAGGGACACTATGATGAGACGGTGATGCGAGTGCTTAGAGGGATCGCATCAGGCTCTTGA
- a CDS encoding AAA family ATPase, giving the protein MNRESTIDNLYQLAESTKQVQADRIEIVLEERNEEHFPPMSKAMMETRSGLTRRKLDDAITKMEANGHQFTKNNANHYSISLDEAHQLMEFAGVEKFHQRKRNQGNKPWVVNVQNQKGGTGKSMSAVHLAACMALNLDKRYRICLIDLDPQGSLRLFLNPQISISDHENIYSAVDIMLDNVPDEEEVDIEFLRKNVLLPTQYPNLKTISAFPEDAMFNAEAWQSLSQDQSLDIVKLLKEKLIDKIADDFDLIMIDTGPHVDPLVWNAMYASNALLIPCAAKRLDWAATVNFFQHLPTVYEMFPEDWHGLEFIRLMPTMFEDDNKKQVSVLTEMNYLLQDQVMMATIPRSRAFETCADTYSTVFDLTPGDFEGGKKTLAVAQDAVQKSALELERVLHSNWASLNQED; this is encoded by the coding sequence ATGAATAGGGAATCTACAATAGATAATCTTTACCAATTAGCTGAGTCAACAAAACAAGTTCAAGCTGATCGCATCGAAATCGTTCTTGAAGAAAGAAATGAAGAACATTTCCCACCGATGTCGAAGGCTATGATGGAGACTCGCTCTGGTCTTACGCGTCGTAAATTGGATGACGCGATCACTAAGATGGAAGCTAACGGCCATCAGTTCACCAAAAACAACGCTAATCACTATTCAATCTCTCTAGATGAAGCCCATCAATTGATGGAGTTTGCTGGCGTTGAGAAGTTTCACCAGCGTAAGCGTAATCAAGGCAACAAACCATGGGTTGTAAACGTACAGAACCAGAAGGGTGGTACGGGTAAATCTATGTCTGCGGTACACCTAGCTGCGTGTATGGCACTTAACCTAGATAAGCGTTATCGCATCTGTCTTATTGACCTTGACCCTCAGGGCTCACTTCGTCTGTTTCTGAATCCTCAAATCAGTATTAGTGATCACGAGAATATCTACTCAGCAGTAGATATCATGCTGGATAACGTGCCGGATGAAGAAGAGGTAGATATCGAGTTTCTTCGCAAGAATGTTTTGCTACCGACTCAGTATCCAAACCTAAAGACTATATCGGCTTTCCCAGAAGATGCCATGTTCAACGCTGAAGCGTGGCAGTCACTGTCTCAAGATCAGTCGCTAGATATCGTTAAGCTGTTGAAAGAGAAGCTCATCGACAAGATTGCTGATGACTTCGACCTTATTATGATAGATACAGGTCCTCACGTTGACCCACTAGTATGGAACGCAATGTACGCATCTAACGCGCTATTGATTCCATGTGCGGCGAAGCGTCTTGACTGGGCTGCTACAGTAAACTTCTTCCAGCATCTACCAACGGTTTACGAGATGTTCCCAGAGGATTGGCACGGACTGGAGTTTATCCGTCTAATGCCAACTATGTTTGAGGACGACAACAAGAAGCAAGTTTCTGTTCTGACAGAGATGAACTATCTTCTTCAAGACCAGGTGATGATGGCGACTATTCCACGTAGCCGAGCATTTGAGACCTGTGCAGACACCTACAGCACTGTATTCGACCTGACTCCAGGTGATTTCGAAGGTGGTAAAAAGACTCTGGCTGTGGCGCAAGATGCGGTACAGAAGAGTGCATTAGAGTTAGAACGCGTATTGCACAGTAACTGGGCTTCGCTGAATCAGGAGGATTAA
- a CDS encoding ParB/RepB/Spo0J family partition protein, with the protein MAIKTSDLNAKLFGKANKRRATTPTEAQEAAKENAQVIELAVAGEDTVSFELRRIPAKDVEKKTVVFAENAREQSFLNEHALADILVTLKERGQQYPAVGRMTKDGKIEVLDGSRRRKSCILAEQDFLIYVAENIDTQHAKFLSDVANAHKPLSLYEKGREMQAKLDSGEITDQKGLASLFQCSEALVSGALKAASLPLPLLQAYPNVTELGRPTIVKLHKQFFGLSDKAKQTILDKCQADGAFVWQRFSEMGEAQITKQVSAEIENWIAELQGAPKATATKAVDLVKGRASYTRKGQSLALNLKKVDDVLAQEILQFIEGKLK; encoded by the coding sequence ATGGCCATCAAAACTTCCGATCTAAACGCCAAATTATTCGGTAAAGCCAACAAACGACGCGCGACTACGCCAACTGAAGCGCAAGAAGCGGCAAAAGAGAATGCTCAGGTTATTGAACTTGCTGTTGCCGGTGAAGATACGGTTTCGTTTGAATTACGTCGTATCCCTGCGAAGGATGTAGAGAAAAAGACAGTCGTTTTTGCTGAGAATGCCCGTGAGCAGTCTTTTTTAAACGAGCACGCTCTTGCTGATATCCTAGTTACGCTAAAAGAGCGTGGTCAGCAGTATCCAGCCGTTGGTCGAATGACAAAAGACGGCAAGATTGAGGTTCTAGACGGTAGTCGTCGTCGCAAATCTTGTATCTTGGCTGAGCAAGACTTCCTTATCTATGTGGCTGAGAACATTGATACTCAGCATGCTAAGTTCCTTTCTGATGTGGCTAACGCACACAAGCCCCTTTCTCTGTATGAGAAGGGCAGGGAGATGCAGGCTAAGCTAGATTCAGGTGAGATTACTGATCAGAAAGGCCTAGCAAGCTTATTCCAGTGCAGTGAAGCGCTCGTAAGTGGTGCCCTAAAGGCAGCTTCACTGCCACTTCCGCTGCTTCAGGCATATCCTAATGTGACTGAGCTTGGTCGCCCGACAATCGTTAAGCTCCACAAGCAGTTCTTCGGATTGAGTGATAAAGCTAAGCAGACCATCTTGGATAAATGCCAAGCGGATGGTGCCTTTGTATGGCAGCGTTTCAGTGAAATGGGTGAAGCGCAGATCACTAAGCAGGTGTCTGCAGAGATTGAGAACTGGATTGCGGAACTGCAAGGTGCCCCTAAAGCGACTGCTACTAAAGCGGTTGACCTAGTTAAGGGCCGTGCTAGCTACACTCGCAAAGGTCAGTCTTTGGCGCTGAACCTGAAGAAAGTAGACGATGTGTTAGCGCAAGAAATCCTTCAGTTTATCGAAGGTAAGCTTAAATAA
- a CDS encoding GNAT family N-acetyltransferase, whose amino-acid sequence MSYLDSAQQLLSLIETAKQRFHRFGVVLRGSDEWQQATLEQLGSLTGFERVIELGSKTVSFAESLSFKQARTVLGQESDLIVADLNAEFDADGLTAACGTLKGGGLLLLKPKLSLDTPFDNWLSNAMESLVELSEAGITNPTPYRCLDKVDPYAEQKEAIQAVHKVLNGHRKRPLVITADRGRGKSSALGIASAEIIRDNDKRILVTAPNKSAVATLFERAGVELDKPVSGSKLESASGGSIEYIAPDELLRSLPNCDLLLVDEASAIPLPLLKQIVTNYHRVCFSTTVHGYEGCGRGFSLKFEPWLESNRPGWKAIRLSQPIRWNPEDSLEAWLFDAFLLDAEVGSAPIKSQSSLEFSKLMTEGFLNSRALLSDCFGLLVNAHYQTAPNDLVQLLNDSKVSVYQATQDSVCVGVVLAVEEGGLDSDTIRNVQLGKRRPVGHLVPVSLANHLATAEPATQKSLRVMRIAVHPELQGKGVGSALLEYLSSQAHNFSYLSTSFGATAELFDFWNQNKFVCVRLGVKQDQASGCFSTILVKPLLSHLDWLAEAKEFVTQSLLDTAPDYHLRLQNDLLFRLLQQQGHTTSTRDRNLISNYANGGNSFETCRSAIASAMANLLSNGNEFSFDMNWGLLISAGIKKMSWGELAQEFGFTGKKQVEKALRVAVSDRIIRNLQCK is encoded by the coding sequence TTGTCTTATCTCGATTCTGCACAGCAACTCTTGTCTCTGATAGAAACCGCCAAACAGCGATTCCATCGTTTTGGGGTGGTGTTACGGGGTAGTGATGAGTGGCAACAAGCAACACTAGAACAGCTAGGCTCGCTTACTGGGTTTGAAAGAGTTATAGAACTGGGCAGTAAGACAGTCAGCTTTGCTGAGTCTCTGTCTTTCAAACAGGCAAGGACAGTACTCGGACAAGAGTCTGACCTTATCGTTGCTGACCTGAATGCAGAATTTGATGCTGATGGCCTGACCGCCGCTTGTGGCACCTTAAAAGGCGGTGGTTTGCTACTGTTGAAACCAAAGCTATCCCTAGATACTCCTTTTGATAATTGGCTTTCTAACGCTATGGAGTCACTGGTAGAACTCTCAGAAGCTGGAATAACAAACCCTACGCCTTACAGATGCCTAGATAAGGTTGACCCGTATGCTGAGCAGAAAGAGGCGATACAAGCGGTTCACAAAGTCCTGAACGGGCATAGAAAGCGTCCCTTGGTAATTACTGCAGATAGGGGAAGAGGAAAGTCTTCTGCTCTTGGTATCGCTTCTGCAGAGATAATTAGAGACAACGATAAGCGAATCTTAGTGACGGCTCCGAACAAGTCGGCGGTTGCTACCTTGTTTGAGCGAGCTGGCGTTGAGCTGGATAAGCCCGTGTCAGGTTCTAAATTAGAATCTGCCTCTGGTGGCAGTATTGAGTATATTGCACCAGATGAATTGCTTCGCTCGTTACCCAACTGCGACCTATTGTTGGTCGATGAAGCGTCTGCCATTCCTTTACCACTGCTAAAACAGATAGTGACCAACTATCACAGGGTCTGTTTCTCTACGACTGTTCATGGTTATGAAGGCTGTGGAAGAGGTTTCTCTCTTAAGTTTGAACCTTGGCTCGAATCTAATAGACCTGGTTGGAAGGCGATTAGACTCTCTCAGCCTATCCGTTGGAACCCAGAAGATTCACTGGAAGCATGGTTATTTGATGCGTTCTTACTCGATGCGGAGGTTGGATCTGCACCCATAAAAAGTCAGTCGTCATTAGAGTTCAGTAAATTGATGACAGAAGGTTTTCTGAATAGTAGGGCTTTGTTGTCTGATTGCTTCGGTCTTCTGGTCAATGCTCATTACCAAACTGCGCCAAATGACCTTGTTCAACTTTTAAATGACTCAAAGGTATCTGTGTATCAAGCTACACAAGATTCTGTTTGTGTCGGTGTAGTGTTGGCAGTTGAAGAGGGTGGGTTGGATTCAGACACCATCAGAAACGTCCAGTTAGGAAAACGTCGACCTGTTGGTCACTTAGTCCCTGTATCTCTTGCCAATCATCTTGCTACTGCAGAGCCTGCAACTCAAAAGAGTCTTCGTGTTATGCGTATTGCAGTGCATCCTGAGCTCCAAGGTAAGGGGGTAGGGAGTGCTCTGCTTGAGTACTTATCTAGTCAGGCCCATAACTTCAGCTATCTTTCCACCAGCTTTGGCGCTACCGCAGAGCTATTTGATTTCTGGAATCAGAATAAATTTGTGTGTGTGCGTCTTGGAGTGAAGCAAGACCAAGCGAGTGGCTGTTTTTCTACGATCTTGGTGAAGCCGTTGCTTAGCCATTTAGATTGGCTTGCAGAAGCAAAAGAGTTTGTTACTCAAAGCCTATTGGATACTGCACCAGATTATCATCTGCGACTGCAGAACGATTTATTGTTTAGATTGTTACAGCAACAAGGTCATACGACTTCTACACGAGATAGAAACCTGATCTCTAATTACGCAAATGGCGGTAATAGCTTTGAAACCTGCCGCTCGGCTATCGCGTCTGCTATGGCGAATCTTTTGTCTAACGGGAATGAGTTCAGCTTTGATATGAACTGGGGCTTGCTGATTTCTGCTGGTATTAAAAAAATGAGCTGGGGAGAGCTTGCACAGGAGTTTGGTTTTACAGGGAAGAAGCAGGTGGAAAAGGCGTTACGTGTAGCTGTGTCAGATAGGATTATCAGGAATTTACAGTGTAAATAG